In Deinococcus sp. QL22, the following are encoded in one genomic region:
- a CDS encoding PQQ-like beta-propeller repeat protein yields the protein MRKTLLLFIALNAAMAEAGGGAGPGMVLRSTPREILAANANGQLRWRRAFPGLRVVSTGQVGQDVLVLAEQGDVQYGTQHLRIMLLSGVTGQTQWQRTVQGRLDGSGSGPLPQERGWGVIDGTFWVSRSTGGELWSNDNLGFRVPNGRPVWEMTGTGAPRAAALGEVLFRARTTAGMPNDPVNVKLLVVNSTTGATRTLALKIAQRPGCGPLDDVLVEENFLEVSSARFFDAQRHDQCGYFVTRFDWHGSERPHSVIRVPETPAQGLRSQRGGEPIPEGKR from the coding sequence ATGCGCAAGACCTTGCTGCTCTTCATCGCGCTGAATGCGGCAATGGCGGAAGCTGGTGGGGGAGCGGGACCGGGGATGGTCCTGCGATCGACCCCCCGTGAAATTCTGGCGGCCAACGCCAATGGACAGCTTCGGTGGAGACGGGCATTCCCGGGGCTCAGGGTGGTCAGCACTGGGCAGGTCGGCCAGGACGTGCTTGTCCTGGCCGAGCAGGGCGACGTGCAGTACGGCACCCAACACCTGAGGATCATGTTGCTGTCGGGCGTCACCGGACAGACGCAGTGGCAACGGACTGTTCAGGGGCGGCTGGATGGCAGTGGCAGCGGGCCACTGCCCCAAGAGCGGGGCTGGGGCGTGATTGACGGCACGTTCTGGGTCTCTCGAAGCACGGGTGGGGAACTGTGGAGCAACGACAACCTCGGATTCCGCGTGCCGAATGGACGCCCGGTCTGGGAGATGACGGGCACTGGCGCTCCGCGTGCAGCGGCGTTGGGGGAAGTGCTGTTCCGCGCACGAACGACCGCCGGCATGCCCAATGATCCGGTCAACGTCAAGCTGCTGGTTGTCAACAGCACCACAGGGGCGACCCGAACGTTGGCCCTCAAGATTGCCCAGCGGCCTGGGTGTGGGCCACTGGATGACGTGCTCGTGGAGGAGAACTTTCTGGAGGTCTCCAGTGCGCGATTTTTCGATGCACAGCGTCATGACCAGTGTGGGTACTTCGTGACCCGGTTCGACTGGCATGGTTCGGAGCGGCCACACTCCGTCATCCGGGTCCCGGAGACGCCGGCTCAAGGCCTGCGCTCACAGCGGGGAGGTGAGCCCATTCCTGAAGGCAAGCGCTAG
- a CDS encoding SMI1/KNR4 family protein, translated as MSELRQLLDRIRAHPDCVVLPATGLPQPVAPHQLPNDVNEFYTLCGGVEFFVGSEVLFPFRIVAPDEVVRANLKFFGELYADDITAQWYLIAEDFNGDCLSIDLAPERLGRCYDSNHEVHGMVGSCAVVARSFTELLTFLWEAPGDEVFWRSDRFTPLGDAYDALQRA; from the coding sequence GTGAGTGAACTTCGCCAACTGCTTGACCGGATCCGGGCCCATCCGGACTGCGTGGTCCTGCCTGCGACTGGACTTCCCCAGCCTGTTGCTCCCCACCAACTCCCGAACGACGTGAACGAGTTCTACACCCTGTGCGGTGGCGTGGAGTTCTTCGTCGGGAGCGAGGTCCTGTTCCCTTTCCGCATCGTCGCGCCCGATGAAGTCGTGCGGGCTAACCTGAAGTTTTTTGGTGAGCTGTACGCTGATGACATCACGGCGCAGTGGTATCTGATCGCCGAAGACTTTAATGGCGACTGCCTGTCTATCGACCTGGCGCCCGAGCGCCTCGGACGGTGCTACGACAGCAACCATGAAGTCCACGGCATGGTGGGGAGTTGCGCGGTCGTCGCGCGCTCCTTCACCGAGCTGTTGACGTTCCTGTGGGAAGCACCGGGAGACGAAGTGTTCTGGCGCTCAGACCGCTTCACTCCGTTGGGCGACGCCTATGACGCTCTCCAGAGGGCATAG
- a CDS encoding erythromycin esterase family protein, producing MRFRLLPLALLALGFSPAWATPANLNGQSGTEVVQGARREALMTLAQPITTLTANALNADFTWVAEFTRNVQIIGAGEGSHGSAEHFQFKDRLFRELVRQAGFTVLGIEAAFDDGYRMDQYVRGFGSDDPVMAMRQFDFWTWQTQEMRDLLVWMRQSNQTRGKGPELRVMGFDLQDPAGSLRLMQELAPDAGRLHDALQTLLIWSLGNEPWAELKAQRAEERAPFLEGVTELLGAVQALPPASPDREVLHSLAQTVRQASIRALVPDGTTGANLRDAAMAGNVRQLLAGLFPGQKAMLWAHNFHVSKVGAHGQPYRPMGSHLARDLGTRYRAIGLSYAEGEVRAIDTQGGPVPLKVAPARPESLDMLAMGSAPAVFIDLRRAVLNPVLRSWWVNPVDFAGVGALFTAGTSAHVPIELPAAFDGVILVRRSTASTLLSSSAPQR from the coding sequence ATGCGTTTCAGATTGCTGCCTCTGGCCTTGTTGGCCCTCGGCTTTTCCCCGGCGTGGGCCACTCCGGCGAACCTCAACGGGCAGTCCGGTACTGAAGTGGTGCAAGGGGCCCGCCGTGAAGCCCTCATGACCCTCGCCCAACCGATCACGACCCTCACCGCCAATGCCCTGAACGCGGACTTCACGTGGGTCGCAGAATTCACCCGCAACGTGCAGATCATTGGCGCTGGCGAGGGCAGCCACGGCTCGGCTGAACACTTCCAGTTCAAAGACCGGCTGTTCCGGGAACTGGTCAGGCAGGCCGGCTTCACGGTCCTCGGCATCGAGGCGGCCTTCGACGATGGATACCGGATGGATCAGTATGTTCGTGGGTTCGGTTCGGACGACCCAGTAATGGCCATGCGGCAGTTCGATTTCTGGACGTGGCAGACCCAGGAGATGCGTGACCTGCTGGTGTGGATGCGCCAGTCGAACCAGACCCGGGGGAAGGGCCCTGAACTGCGGGTGATGGGCTTTGACCTGCAAGACCCTGCCGGGAGTCTCCGATTGATGCAGGAACTCGCCCCAGACGCGGGCCGACTTCACGACGCCCTCCAGACCCTGTTGATCTGGAGCCTGGGCAATGAACCGTGGGCAGAACTGAAGGCGCAGCGTGCAGAGGAACGTGCGCCCTTTCTGGAGGGGGTGACAGAACTGTTGGGGGCAGTGCAGGCCTTGCCCCCAGCGTCGCCTGACCGGGAGGTGCTGCACTCCCTCGCTCAGACAGTTCGCCAGGCATCCATCAGGGCGCTCGTGCCGGACGGGACGACGGGGGCGAATCTCCGGGACGCGGCCATGGCGGGGAACGTTCGCCAGCTCCTGGCCGGACTGTTCCCGGGGCAAAAAGCCATGCTGTGGGCCCATAACTTCCACGTCTCGAAGGTCGGAGCGCACGGGCAGCCGTACCGCCCGATGGGCAGTCACCTGGCCCGGGATCTCGGGACGCGCTACCGGGCCATCGGGCTTTCCTACGCTGAAGGGGAGGTACGGGCCATCGACACTCAAGGAGGGCCCGTCCCCTTGAAGGTCGCTCCCGCCCGGCCGGAGAGCCTGGACATGCTGGCCATGGGTTCGGCTCCAGCGGTGTTCATCGATCTGCGCCGCGCTGTCCTGAATCCAGTGCTGCGCAGCTGGTGGGTCAACCCGGTGGACTTTGCGGGCGTGGGTGCGCTCTTCACAGCTGGAACCTCTGCCCACGTGCCCATTGAGCTGCCTGCGGCGTTCGACGGGGTCATCTTGGTCAGGCGCAGCACCGCCAGCACGCTCTTGTCTTCATCAGCCCCTCAGAGGTAG
- a CDS encoding radical SAM protein, with amino-acid sequence MKVRAEHGHVTVFDPLTGHRVSFGPVPTRLRAPELLDVKLTDRCSVGCSFCYQDSRPDRDHARLDDVAFIAQQAGQAGVFEVALGGGEVSEFPPFLEVLRLFRQAGVVPNFTTRRPAWVAERWSDLRDLAGGFAVSVATAQEVEEVARLFPQGTRREGQVNLHLVMGTLSRPVTLDLIRRAGHHRLRVTLLGFKAVGRGAGYTARPHDWWVEDLPRYVQHAAVSIDTALAAQHESEMARLLQPGTYHVEEGRFSAYVDAVQMTLAPSSYHGGPVFLFDHAWLSAFASPGFVRSGA; translated from the coding sequence ATGAAGGTCCGGGCAGAGCATGGCCACGTCACGGTCTTCGATCCCCTGACCGGCCACCGGGTCTCTTTCGGACCGGTGCCCACCCGCCTGCGGGCCCCAGAGCTGCTGGACGTGAAACTCACGGACCGCTGCTCGGTGGGCTGCAGCTTCTGCTACCAAGATTCCCGCCCGGACCGGGACCATGCCCGCCTGGACGATGTGGCGTTCATCGCGCAGCAGGCCGGGCAGGCCGGCGTCTTTGAGGTCGCCCTGGGGGGCGGTGAGGTCAGCGAGTTTCCCCCCTTTCTGGAGGTCCTGCGCCTGTTCCGGCAGGCGGGGGTCGTGCCGAACTTCACCACGCGCCGCCCCGCCTGGGTGGCCGAGCGCTGGAGCGACCTGCGTGATCTGGCCGGCGGCTTCGCCGTATCCGTGGCCACCGCGCAGGAGGTGGAGGAGGTGGCCCGGCTGTTCCCCCAGGGCACCCGGCGGGAGGGGCAGGTGAACCTGCACCTCGTGATGGGCACGCTGTCCCGCCCGGTGACCCTCGACCTGATCCGGCGCGCCGGACACCACCGCCTGCGTGTGACCCTGCTGGGCTTCAAGGCGGTGGGCCGCGGCGCAGGTTACACAGCCCGCCCGCACGACTGGTGGGTGGAGGACCTGCCGCGCTACGTGCAGCACGCAGCCGTCAGCATCGATACCGCCCTCGCGGCACAGCATGAATCAGAGATGGCGCGCCTGCTCCAGCCCGGCACCTATCACGTGGAAGAAGGCCGCTTTAGCGCGTACGTGGACGCCGTCCAGATGACGCTGGCTCCCTCGAGCTATCACGGCGGCCCCGTCTTCCTGTTCGACCACGCCTGGTTGTCCGCGTTCGCCTCCCCAGGCTTCGTCCGGAGCGGGGCATGA
- a CDS encoding DUF705 domain-containing protein, which translates to MPAGVPLVVYVDVGETLVRNHGRARLPMPAVIRPVRELHAQGAVLSCWCWSSGGAAYARESAREVGLEAVFLAFLPKPMVLLDDQAVGTWRCLLQAHPNAADGQTVEDSCDLVRPRQ; encoded by the coding sequence ATGCCTGCCGGAGTGCCGCTTGTGGTGTACGTGGATGTCGGCGAGACCCTCGTGCGGAACCACGGGCGGGCGCGCCTTCCCATGCCTGCCGTGATCCGCCCTGTCCGGGAGCTGCACGCTCAGGGAGCGGTGCTGTCTTGCTGGTGCTGGTCTTCCGGTGGCGCGGCGTACGCGCGGGAGAGTGCCCGGGAAGTCGGATTGGAAGCCGTGTTCCTGGCCTTTTTACCCAAGCCGATGGTGCTGCTCGACGACCAGGCGGTGGGCACCTGGCGTTGCCTGCTGCAGGCTCATCCGAACGCTGCGGACGGCCAGACGGTCGAGGACTCCTGCGACCTGGTGCGGCCCCGCCAGTGA
- the purD gene encoding phosphoribosylamine--glycine ligase, translating into MRVLVIGGGGREHAIVDACARSGHEVMCTPGNPGIAALARIISGPQDADSLAELAVQQGVDVVIVGPEAYLAAGVVDACTGRGVPAFGPTHAASRLEGDKAWSKAFMTRHGIPTAQHRAFDNLAEALTHAATCALPTVIKDAGLRAGKGVTIAHTHAEAEAALHDIFSQNSGQAGASAVIEDFMTGQEVTVLALTDGVRYALTPPSQDHKTIFEGDTGPMTGGMGVICPFPLPAEALAVIQSDIIERTLAGMRAEGLPYTGVLYAGLMLTPSGPKVVEFNARFGDPEAEAVLPLLESDLAQHALDAVRGHLNPDSVQFRAGASAVIILAAPGYPAEPQKGIPIRLPPTGAGEIIYHAGTALQAETLISNGGRVLAVTATADTLNAALGRAYALADRVDFAGAQLRRDIGARIGARAETVPAAGPESDSV; encoded by the coding sequence ATGCGCGTGCTGGTCATCGGCGGCGGTGGGCGCGAACACGCCATCGTGGACGCCTGCGCCCGCAGCGGTCACGAGGTGATGTGTACCCCCGGCAACCCCGGCATTGCAGCGTTGGCCCGGATCATCTCTGGCCCGCAAGACGCCGACAGCCTGGCCGAATTGGCCGTGCAGCAAGGCGTGGATGTGGTCATCGTAGGGCCGGAAGCTTACCTCGCGGCGGGCGTGGTGGATGCCTGCACAGGGCGCGGCGTGCCTGCCTTTGGCCCCACCCACGCCGCCAGCCGCTTGGAGGGCGACAAGGCGTGGAGCAAGGCCTTTATGACCCGTCACGGCATTCCCACCGCGCAGCACCGGGCCTTTGACAATCTGGCAGAAGCACTGACCCACGCGGCCACCTGCGCCCTCCCCACCGTGATCAAGGATGCAGGTTTGCGGGCAGGTAAAGGCGTCACGATCGCCCACACCCACGCCGAAGCTGAAGCCGCGCTACACGACATTTTTAGTCAAAACAGCGGTCAGGCGGGCGCGAGTGCCGTCATAGAGGACTTCATGACCGGGCAAGAAGTGACCGTGCTGGCCCTCACCGATGGCGTGCGATACGCCCTCACGCCGCCCAGTCAGGATCACAAGACTATTTTTGAAGGCGACACTGGCCCCATGACGGGCGGAATGGGCGTGATCTGCCCGTTCCCTCTGCCTGCCGAAGCGTTGGCCGTTATCCAGTCCGACATCATCGAGCGCACGTTGGCCGGAATGCGGGCGGAGGGTTTGCCCTACACGGGTGTGCTGTACGCGGGCCTGATGCTGACTCCCAGCGGCCCTAAAGTGGTGGAATTCAACGCCCGTTTTGGCGATCCAGAGGCCGAAGCGGTGCTGCCTCTACTGGAATCCGATCTGGCCCAACACGCGCTGGACGCTGTACGGGGCCATCTCAATCCTGACTCTGTGCAGTTCCGGGCCGGAGCCAGTGCCGTGATTATCCTTGCGGCTCCCGGTTATCCCGCCGAGCCGCAGAAGGGCATTCCGATCAGGCTGCCGCCGACTGGGGCAGGGGAGATCATCTACCACGCCGGAACCGCTCTGCAAGCTGAAACGTTGATCAGCAACGGCGGGCGAGTCTTGGCCGTTACTGCCACCGCCGACACCCTGAACGCCGCGCTGGGCCGCGCCTACGCTCTGGCAGACCGGGTGGACTTTGCAGGCGCACAGCTGCGGCGCGATATCGGCGCACGCATCGGCGCAAGAGCGGAGACTGTCCCTGCTGCGGGGCCAGAGTCAGACTCCGTTTGA
- a CDS encoding tyrosine-type recombinase/integrase, translating to MLLSSLHAAHIRHLSSMRRSPATLIYYRYGLEPLVEFLKAQNIAADTDVITRAVLTEFQLWLRETRGLGPGGEHAVLRAIRATFRWALFEELIDKDPTLKIRMPALPKERPPAVQPHEVAACLKVAAELSQPLRNKALLLFLYDTGLRQGEVLQLETDDIDLNTGQITIRGSTAKGGRGRTVPLGIKSARAIARYERHERKPALPMIRTLFLSRTGEPMTKGGLTHLLVKIAAAAGLPRDHVAPHAWRRGFAVGYLRNGGDMFSLQQILGHQTLDMTRRYVKYLPSDIQRQHLRASPADRL from the coding sequence ATGCTGTTGTCATCGCTGCACGCCGCCCACATTCGCCACCTCTCTTCCATGCGGAGAAGTCCGGCGACCCTCATCTACTACCGGTATGGCCTGGAACCGTTGGTGGAGTTCCTCAAGGCGCAGAACATCGCGGCCGACACCGACGTCATCACCCGCGCCGTGCTGACGGAGTTCCAGCTCTGGCTGCGCGAGACGCGCGGCCTGGGCCCAGGCGGGGAGCATGCGGTGCTGCGGGCCATCCGCGCCACCTTCCGCTGGGCGCTCTTTGAAGAGTTGATCGACAAAGATCCAACCCTGAAGATCCGGATGCCGGCCCTGCCGAAGGAACGCCCACCTGCTGTCCAGCCGCACGAGGTGGCCGCCTGCTTGAAGGTGGCCGCGGAGCTGAGCCAGCCGCTGCGGAACAAGGCCCTGCTGCTGTTCCTCTACGACACGGGGCTGCGCCAGGGAGAGGTGCTGCAGCTCGAGACGGATGACATTGATCTGAACACGGGGCAGATCACCATCCGTGGCAGCACAGCAAAGGGGGGACGCGGCCGGACGGTGCCGCTGGGGATCAAGAGCGCCCGGGCCATTGCGCGGTATGAGCGGCATGAGCGCAAGCCGGCACTCCCGATGATCCGCACCCTGTTCCTGAGCCGAACCGGTGAGCCGATGACCAAGGGCGGCCTCACGCACCTGCTGGTCAAGATCGCGGCGGCGGCAGGGTTGCCCAGAGACCATGTGGCCCCGCACGCCTGGCGCCGCGGCTTCGCGGTGGGGTACCTGCGCAACGGGGGAGATATGTTCTCTCTGCAGCAGATTCTCGGGCACCAGACACTGGATATGACGCGGCGGTACGTGAAATACCTGCCCAGTGATATTCAGCGCCAGCACCTGCGGGCGAGTCCGGCAGACCGGCTGTGA
- a CDS encoding MBL fold metallo-hydrolase: protein MELNLGTVHTLDLHFQGTPGVVASAVFETGDGLALVDTGPSSTLPVLQAGLAALGADLEDVRHVLLTHIHLDHAGAAGTLLARVPGARAYVHSRGAAHLSRPERLVASATQIYGDQMESLWGEFLPVPAERLTVLAGGESLRLGQIDVLPLYTPGHAVHHLAYHIGDDLFVGDVGGIRLDVRQSPRAPTPPPDIDLDAWRASIALLRKVDARTLHLAHFGAYAQAGSHWDALLANLQTDAQRIQVGLAAGQEPQALSDAFTAALLAELHSESPDLPARYEFACPPWMSVQGLVRYWQRQAARAPAPGQESTQVESTQAAR, encoded by the coding sequence ATGGAGCTGAACCTGGGCACGGTGCATACCCTCGATCTGCACTTTCAGGGTACGCCGGGTGTCGTCGCCTCTGCCGTGTTCGAGACAGGTGACGGCTTGGCCCTCGTGGACACTGGCCCCAGTTCCACGTTGCCCGTACTCCAAGCGGGTTTGGCGGCGCTGGGCGCAGATTTAGAGGACGTCCGGCATGTCCTGCTCACGCATATTCATCTGGATCATGCGGGGGCGGCGGGCACGCTGCTGGCGCGGGTGCCGGGGGCGCGGGCCTACGTGCATTCACGCGGCGCGGCGCACCTGTCGCGGCCCGAACGCTTGGTGGCGAGCGCCACGCAAATTTACGGGGATCAGATGGAGAGCCTGTGGGGCGAATTCCTGCCCGTGCCCGCCGAACGCCTGACCGTGCTGGCGGGCGGCGAATCCCTCCGCTTGGGCCAGATCGACGTGCTGCCGCTGTATACCCCCGGCCACGCGGTTCACCATCTGGCCTACCACATAGGAGATGACCTGTTCGTGGGCGATGTGGGCGGCATCCGGCTGGACGTGCGCCAATCGCCCCGTGCCCCTACTCCGCCGCCCGACATTGATCTGGACGCCTGGCGGGCCAGCATTGCCCTGCTGCGTAAAGTAGACGCCCGCACCCTGCATCTGGCCCATTTCGGAGCGTATGCCCAGGCGGGTAGCCACTGGGACGCGCTGCTAGCCAACCTTCAGACCGATGCACAGCGCATCCAGGTGGGGTTGGCGGCGGGGCAGGAACCGCAAGCCCTGTCGGACGCATTTACGGCGGCGCTGCTGGCCGAACTGCACAGCGAAAGTCCCGATTTGCCCGCCCGCTACGAATTCGCTTGCCCGCCGTGGATGAGCGTGCAGGGGTTGGTGCGCTACTGGCAACGGCAGGCGGCGCGTGCTCCGGCACCAGGGCAAGAATCTACACAGGTGGAATCAACACAGGCGGCCCGCTGA